In the genome of Myxococcaceae bacterium JPH2, one region contains:
- the moeB gene encoding molybdopterin-synthase adenylyltransferase MoeB, whose amino-acid sequence MAPTFRELLAAVKLEIREVSVEELRQLLDARTPVKLVDVREADEYAGGRLPGAQHIPRGFLELRIEERAQRDESLVVYCAGGTRSALAVKTLRDMGYVNVASLAGGFNRWSDAALPVEKPVVLSAQQKERYRRHLMLPEVGEEGQARLLGARVLLLGAGGLGSPAALYLAAAGVGTLGIVDSDVVDLSNLQRQVIHTQERLGQPKVASARAAVEALNPDVKVVPIQERLTAANTLRILEGFDLVLDGGDNFPTRYLLNDACVLTGKPNIHGSIFRFEGQVTTFLPGQGPCYRCLYPAPPPPELAPSCAEAGVLGVLPGVIGLLQATEAIKLILGQGEPLVGRLLTFDALGSRFLELRSRRDPNCPTCAPGARIDLVDTERFCSTGG is encoded by the coding sequence ATGGCGCCCACCTTCCGAGAGCTCCTGGCGGCAGTGAAGTTGGAGATTCGCGAGGTCTCCGTGGAGGAGCTGCGCCAGCTCCTGGACGCTCGGACGCCCGTGAAGCTGGTGGATGTGCGGGAGGCGGACGAGTACGCGGGGGGACGGCTGCCCGGCGCCCAGCACATCCCCCGAGGATTCCTGGAGCTGCGCATCGAGGAGCGTGCCCAGCGGGACGAGTCGCTCGTCGTGTACTGCGCGGGCGGCACGCGCTCGGCGCTCGCGGTCAAGACGCTGCGGGACATGGGCTACGTCAACGTCGCCTCCCTGGCGGGTGGGTTCAACCGGTGGAGCGACGCGGCCCTGCCGGTGGAGAAGCCCGTTGTCCTGAGCGCCCAGCAGAAGGAGCGCTACCGCCGCCACCTCATGCTCCCCGAGGTGGGCGAGGAAGGGCAGGCGCGGCTGCTCGGCGCGCGCGTGCTGCTCCTGGGCGCGGGGGGGCTCGGCTCTCCCGCCGCGCTGTACCTGGCCGCCGCGGGCGTGGGCACGCTGGGCATCGTCGACTCGGACGTGGTGGACCTGAGCAACCTGCAGCGGCAGGTGATTCACACGCAGGAGCGCCTGGGGCAGCCCAAGGTCGCGAGCGCGCGCGCCGCCGTGGAGGCCCTCAACCCGGACGTGAAGGTGGTGCCCATCCAGGAGCGGCTCACCGCGGCCAACACGCTGCGCATCCTGGAGGGGTTCGACCTGGTGCTCGACGGGGGCGACAACTTCCCCACGCGCTACCTGCTCAACGACGCCTGCGTCCTCACGGGCAAGCCCAACATCCACGGCTCCATCTTCCGCTTCGAGGGGCAGGTCACCACGTTCCTCCCCGGGCAGGGCCCCTGCTACCGCTGCCTCTACCCCGCCCCGCCGCCGCCGGAGCTGGCGCCCTCGTGTGCCGAAGCGGGCGTGCTCGGCGTGCTCCCCGGCGTCATCGGGCTGCTGCAGGCGACCGAGGCCATCAAGCTCATCCTCGGCCAGGGCGAGCCGCTCGTGGGCCGGCTGCTCACCTTCGACGCGCTCGGCTCACGCTTCCTGGAGCTGCGCTCGCGGAGGGATCCGAACTGCCCGACCTGCGCGCCCGGCGCCCGCATCGACCTGGTCGACACCGAACGCTTCTGCTCCACCGGCGGGTAA
- a CDS encoding glycerophosphodiester phosphodiesterase, whose product MTSRPAFLHGLKPTLHIAHRGGALLAPENTLVAFRQAVERDHTDMLELDVHLSRDGELVVAHDETLERCTDGKGPLAALTLAELQRLDAGHGFTPDDGAHFPFRGQGVRLPTLREVLRAFPALRLNVEVKPDTPGIEHVFAALLREEGAVDRVCMGSELDAVGERLVHALPEACHFYPRDALAAAVLSLKAGEVPPDDTRYHVLDMPLFFGDVRLVDAELLAWVASRGKWINVWTVDDPEQMDLLLREGVGGVMTDRPDLLRQRMDAFSKPG is encoded by the coding sequence ATGACGTCTCGCCCCGCCTTCCTCCACGGACTGAAGCCCACGCTGCACATCGCCCACCGAGGCGGCGCACTGCTCGCGCCGGAGAACACCCTGGTGGCCTTCCGCCAGGCCGTGGAGCGCGACCACACGGACATGCTGGAGCTGGATGTCCACCTGTCGCGCGACGGCGAGCTGGTGGTGGCGCACGACGAGACGCTGGAGCGCTGCACGGACGGCAAGGGGCCGCTGGCCGCGCTGACGCTGGCCGAGCTTCAGCGCCTGGACGCGGGGCACGGCTTCACACCCGATGACGGCGCCCACTTCCCCTTCCGAGGTCAGGGCGTGCGGCTGCCCACGCTGCGCGAGGTGTTGCGCGCCTTCCCCGCGCTGCGCCTCAACGTCGAGGTGAAGCCGGACACGCCGGGCATCGAGCACGTGTTCGCGGCGCTCCTGCGCGAAGAGGGCGCGGTGGACAGGGTCTGCATGGGCAGTGAGCTGGACGCGGTGGGCGAGCGGCTCGTCCACGCCCTTCCTGAGGCGTGCCACTTCTACCCGCGCGATGCCCTGGCCGCCGCCGTGCTCAGCTTGAAGGCAGGCGAGGTGCCGCCCGACGACACTCGCTACCACGTGCTCGACATGCCGCTGTTCTTCGGCGACGTGCGGCTGGTGGACGCGGAGCTGCTCGCCTGGGTGGCTTCGAGGGGCAAGTGGATCAACGTGTGGACGGTGGATGACCCGGAGCAGATGGACCTGTTGCTCCGGGAGGGAGTGGGTGGAGTCATGACCGACCGACCCGACCTGCTGCGCCAACGAATGGACGCCTTCAGCAAGCCGGGTTAA
- a CDS encoding zinc-binding dehydrogenase: MKAVAFQQHGDEGVLQVVEMPDPPVGARDVRVRVKAVALNHLDVWVRQGWPGLRLELPHVLGSDIAGVVEQVGAEVTDVAPGTEVLVNPGLSCGACERCLCGEDNLCRHYRLLGEHVRGGYAEYVSVPRQNILPKPKELTFAEAACLPLTMLTAWTMLVRRAELEPGETVLVHAAGSGVGSAAVQICKLMGATVIATASTEEKLRRARELGADHTINYVEKDFLEEVKRLTSRRMVDVVFEHTGAATFDKSVACLPYGGRLVTCGATSGHEVKLDLRVLFYKRISLLGSTMGSKGDLFRVLKLVQDKKLRPVLDRTLPLADAAHAHRLLKDRSQFGNIVLIP; the protein is encoded by the coding sequence ATGAAGGCCGTGGCGTTCCAGCAGCACGGAGACGAGGGAGTCCTTCAAGTCGTGGAAATGCCCGACCCACCGGTGGGCGCGCGCGATGTGCGGGTCCGGGTCAAGGCGGTGGCGCTCAACCATCTGGACGTGTGGGTTCGCCAGGGCTGGCCGGGGCTGCGGCTGGAGCTGCCGCACGTGTTGGGGAGCGACATCGCGGGGGTGGTGGAGCAGGTAGGAGCGGAGGTGACAGACGTGGCGCCGGGCACCGAGGTGCTCGTGAACCCAGGGCTCTCGTGCGGCGCGTGCGAGCGGTGCCTGTGCGGCGAGGACAACCTGTGCCGCCACTACCGGCTGCTTGGGGAGCATGTGCGCGGCGGCTACGCCGAGTACGTGAGCGTGCCGCGCCAGAACATTCTGCCCAAGCCCAAGGAGCTGACGTTCGCGGAGGCTGCTTGCTTGCCGCTCACCATGCTCACCGCGTGGACCATGTTGGTGCGCCGCGCGGAACTCGAGCCGGGGGAGACGGTGCTGGTGCACGCGGCGGGCTCGGGTGTGGGCAGCGCGGCGGTGCAGATCTGCAAGCTCATGGGCGCCACCGTCATCGCCACGGCCTCCACCGAGGAGAAGCTGCGGCGGGCCCGCGAGCTGGGCGCGGACCACACCATCAACTACGTGGAGAAGGACTTCTTGGAGGAAGTGAAGCGCCTCACCTCGCGGCGCATGGTGGACGTCGTCTTCGAGCACACGGGCGCGGCCACGTTCGACAAGAGCGTGGCGTGCCTGCCGTACGGGGGCCGGCTCGTCACCTGCGGCGCCACGTCCGGCCATGAGGTGAAGCTCGACTTGCGGGTCCTCTTCTACAAGCGCATCTCGCTCCTGGGCTCCACCATGGGCTCCAAGGGCGACCTGTTCCGCGTGCTCAAGCTGGTGCAGGACAAGAAGCTGCGGCCCGTGTTGGACCGGACACTCCCGCTGGCCGATGCCGCACACGCGCATCGATTGCTGAAAGACCGCTCGCAGTTCGGCAACATCGTCCTCATCCCATGA
- a CDS encoding acyl-CoA thioesterase codes for MTPKKSRDSEVVMTQLILPPDANNLDAAFGGKVMQWIDICGAIAAQRHCREVVVTASMDDLHFHAPIRVGWIALLHSRVLATFRTSMEVGVTVHAENPLTGERHLTTSALLTFVALDSAGQRVPVPGLILETDSERAAFAEAEARRAQRIARQKESQSWLKVMPPFAGA; via the coding sequence ATGACGCCCAAGAAGTCCCGCGACTCGGAAGTGGTGATGACCCAGCTCATCCTTCCGCCCGACGCCAACAATCTGGATGCCGCGTTCGGTGGAAAGGTGATGCAGTGGATCGACATCTGCGGCGCCATCGCGGCCCAGCGCCACTGCCGCGAAGTCGTCGTCACGGCGTCCATGGATGACCTGCACTTCCACGCCCCCATCCGCGTGGGGTGGATTGCGCTGCTGCACTCGCGCGTGTTGGCCACGTTCCGCACGTCCATGGAAGTGGGCGTCACCGTGCACGCGGAGAATCCGCTGACGGGCGAGCGGCACCTCACCACCAGCGCCCTGCTCACCTTCGTGGCGTTGGACAGCGCGGGCCAGCGCGTGCCTGTGCCCGGGCTCATCCTGGAGACGGACTCCGAGCGGGCCGCCTTCGCCGAGGCCGAGGCCCGGCGTGCCCAGCGCATCGCGCGCCAGAAGGAAAGCCAGTCCTGGCTGAAGGTGATGCCCCCGTTCGCGGGAGCCTGA
- a CDS encoding iron-sulfur cluster assembly accessory protein produces the protein MDTTASTPTTAPAFQPSPEVPVRLSSAAIAQVKSVIQAQGFEGYYFSIRVVPAGCSGLGYDLNLVKECKAGDSMWEQDGVKIATDALSANYLLGTEIDYVSAITGAGFKFTNPNAKSSCGCGTSFTT, from the coding sequence ATGGATACCACCGCTTCCACGCCCACCACCGCGCCGGCTTTCCAGCCCAGCCCCGAGGTTCCGGTTCGCCTGTCGAGCGCCGCCATCGCCCAGGTGAAGTCCGTCATCCAGGCCCAGGGCTTCGAGGGCTACTACTTCTCCATCCGCGTCGTCCCCGCCGGCTGCAGCGGCCTGGGCTACGACCTGAACCTGGTGAAGGAGTGCAAGGCCGGCGACTCCATGTGGGAGCAGGACGGCGTGAAGATCGCCACGGACGCGCTGAGCGCCAACTACCTGCTGGGCACGGAGATTGACTACGTCTCCGCCATCACTGGCGCGGGCTTCAAGTTCACCAACCCGAACGCGAAGTCCTCCTGCGGCTGCGGCACGTCGTTCACGACCTGA
- a CDS encoding metallothionein — protein sequence MTRIAAVLTAGLLAGGLLGAPSRADACEAHAKAAATATEPASPEAKPAEKSEAARPLDAVDQLLSAKCSCGSKADCTCKKGACECSKCKGRHPTRQVMDALRGRTPEPKLQDARYDASAGIFI from the coding sequence ATGACGCGCATCGCGGCTGTGCTCACGGCGGGACTGCTGGCGGGTGGCCTGTTGGGCGCGCCGAGCAGGGCGGATGCCTGCGAGGCCCACGCGAAGGCCGCGGCAACCGCCACCGAGCCTGCCTCCCCCGAGGCGAAGCCGGCCGAGAAGTCCGAGGCGGCACGTCCGCTGGACGCGGTGGATCAGCTCCTGTCGGCCAAGTGCTCCTGCGGGAGCAAGGCGGACTGCACCTGCAAGAAGGGCGCGTGCGAGTGCAGCAAGTGCAAGGGCCGCCACCCCACGCGCCAGGTGATGGACGCGCTGCGCGGCCGCACGCCGGAGCCCAAGCTCCAGGACGCGCGCTACGACGCGTCCGCCGGCATCTTCATCTAG
- a CDS encoding deoxynucleoside kinase: MPRPSARKRPRSVASPPPPAPAATPEPTPSPAPPETPARKPRNTVRTKAPLSRRFLALAGNIGAGKTTAAKMLSQSFGFELFDEPVIDNRFLRDYYTDMKRWSFTLQLEFLIRRVEHHELIHSVRKSCVQDRTLYEDPEIFAKYLHGLGHLTDSELDLYYEYFQRLSRNIVRPDKVICFEVGSVDILLDRIRTRGREEEKGIGRDFLRGLNGYYTSFPQVLQEKYGVDCLVLDVSQQDIRRGRGREEFLDRVSSFLA; this comes from the coding sequence ATGCCCCGTCCCAGCGCACGCAAGCGCCCGCGTTCGGTCGCGTCCCCTCCCCCGCCGGCTCCCGCTGCCACTCCGGAGCCGACTCCGTCCCCCGCCCCGCCCGAGACTCCCGCGCGCAAGCCGCGCAACACGGTGCGCACCAAGGCGCCGCTGTCCCGGCGCTTCCTGGCGCTCGCGGGGAACATCGGCGCGGGCAAGACGACGGCCGCGAAGATGCTCAGCCAGTCCTTCGGCTTCGAGCTGTTCGACGAGCCCGTCATCGACAACCGCTTCCTCCGTGACTACTACACCGACATGAAGCGGTGGTCGTTCACGCTCCAGTTGGAGTTCCTCATCCGGCGCGTGGAGCATCACGAGCTCATCCACTCGGTGCGCAAGAGCTGCGTGCAGGACCGGACGCTCTACGAGGACCCCGAAATCTTCGCCAAGTACCTGCACGGACTGGGGCACCTGACGGACTCGGAGCTGGACCTGTACTACGAGTACTTCCAGCGGCTGTCGCGCAACATCGTCCGGCCCGACAAGGTCATCTGCTTCGAGGTGGGCTCCGTGGACATCCTCCTGGACCGCATCCGCACGCGCGGGCGCGAGGAGGAGAAGGGAATCGGGCGCGACTTCCTTCGCGGGCTCAACGGCTACTACACGAGCTTTCCCCAGGTGCTCCAGGAGAAGTACGGCGTGGACTGCCTGGTGCTGGACGTGTCCCAGCAAGACATTCGCCGAGGCCGCGGCCGCGAGGAGTTCCTCGACCGCGTGTCTTCCTTCCTGGCCTGA
- a CDS encoding protein kinase has product MSSPQTAIPFGKYLLIKRLAVGGMAELFLAQEPPNPELVVLKRILPYLSEEPEFVQMFLDEARIAAQLHHPNIVQVHELGKLGENIFIAMEYVEGVDLRRVMSEESKFGAAIPYGVAARICAQVAGGLDYAHHSRGVDGRPLELIHRDVSPQNVMIAYDGRVKLVDFGIAKAGAFMERSKPGVIKGKFLYLAPEQVMQERLDHRADIFALGSMLYEISTGRQPFAKPTTEGILYAIRYEDPSPPHLMRPDYPEALSRIVMRCLTKDRAQRYQRAADVQADLDAFLASGTLRQSTDVADYISRLLGEEEERTILHIPLAAPTGRKDATVPLSAQRSNPPISAEPTAPMSRPSPTVPPPRPPVATPTPTPGARSSSTTVPLPPAGLTARPVPRRPTHETLSAPDYDSEPEPATQMARPRDLPTADPGDDEEESTAIRTVPLTVPTSDDAENGDGEFTVPLRKRPRIDEVPTRPMPGPGRRSMTPDERPGPPVPSRVQESPVGQARATPDALRPRRATNPASPPASPPRRSSEEEDEDDGSGTLSLTQPVQRPSSHRDDARTQDSAITPPVPASTPRASRTTGPPRPAPLDEPSLPTGVSLSGATDPNSFAGTGGLDDDDDESTVGSSEAFARRSEDDEERDTLAQPSSPSRGILGIVLLVGGGLLFFLLAAGIFWALNSPASSEPEPLLPEVGQATAIVPRGAEPRRAPEVVSPPVVTAPATSEGVDAGAQDAGSIPAAESPPAVVAAPDAMDAGVPTPQVAAAPVATEATVLFDAPAKTILSRPGGARLPINKVLTLPTGPLRVSFDCPGRRAPRGTETYVIRPDSGEAQVLKISCKVRR; this is encoded by the coding sequence GTGAGCTCGCCCCAGACGGCCATTCCGTTCGGAAAGTACCTCCTCATCAAGCGGCTCGCGGTGGGAGGGATGGCCGAGCTGTTCCTGGCCCAGGAGCCGCCCAATCCCGAGTTGGTGGTCCTCAAGCGCATCCTCCCGTACCTCTCGGAGGAGCCGGAGTTCGTCCAGATGTTCCTGGACGAGGCGCGCATCGCCGCGCAGCTGCACCACCCCAACATCGTGCAGGTGCATGAGCTGGGGAAGCTGGGCGAGAACATCTTCATCGCCATGGAGTACGTGGAGGGCGTGGACCTTCGGCGCGTCATGTCCGAGGAGTCCAAGTTCGGCGCCGCGATTCCGTACGGCGTGGCGGCGCGCATCTGCGCGCAGGTGGCGGGCGGGCTCGACTACGCGCACCACAGCCGCGGCGTGGATGGGCGCCCGCTGGAGCTGATCCACCGGGATGTCAGCCCGCAGAACGTGATGATTGCCTACGACGGGCGCGTGAAGCTCGTCGACTTCGGCATCGCCAAGGCCGGCGCGTTCATGGAGCGCAGCAAGCCCGGCGTCATCAAGGGCAAGTTCCTGTACCTGGCGCCCGAGCAGGTCATGCAGGAGCGGCTGGACCACCGCGCGGACATCTTCGCGCTGGGCTCCATGCTGTACGAAATCAGCACCGGCCGGCAGCCCTTCGCCAAGCCCACCACCGAGGGCATCCTCTACGCCATCCGGTACGAGGACCCCTCGCCGCCGCACCTGATGCGCCCGGACTATCCGGAGGCGCTGTCGCGCATCGTGATGCGCTGCCTGACCAAGGACCGCGCCCAGCGCTACCAGCGCGCCGCGGACGTGCAGGCGGACCTGGACGCGTTCCTCGCCTCGGGCACGCTGCGCCAGAGCACCGACGTCGCCGATTACATCTCCCGCCTGCTCGGGGAGGAGGAGGAGCGGACCATCCTCCACATCCCGCTGGCGGCGCCCACGGGGCGCAAGGACGCCACGGTGCCGCTGTCGGCCCAGCGGTCCAATCCACCCATCTCCGCGGAGCCCACCGCGCCCATGTCGCGGCCCTCGCCCACGGTGCCGCCGCCGCGCCCGCCCGTGGCCACGCCCACGCCTACGCCGGGGGCTCGCTCGAGCAGCACGACGGTGCCCCTGCCGCCCGCGGGCCTCACCGCGCGCCCGGTGCCGCGCCGGCCCACGCACGAGACGCTCAGCGCCCCCGACTACGACAGCGAGCCGGAGCCCGCCACGCAGATGGCGCGGCCGCGAGACCTGCCCACGGCGGACCCTGGCGACGACGAGGAGGAGTCCACCGCCATCCGCACCGTGCCGCTCACCGTTCCCACGAGCGACGACGCGGAGAACGGGGACGGCGAGTTCACCGTTCCCTTGCGCAAGCGCCCGCGCATCGATGAGGTGCCCACCCGGCCCATGCCGGGCCCCGGCCGCCGGAGCATGACGCCCGACGAGCGCCCGGGTCCGCCCGTGCCCTCGCGCGTGCAGGAGTCCCCGGTGGGGCAGGCTCGTGCCACGCCGGATGCCCTGCGCCCGCGGCGTGCGACGAACCCGGCCTCGCCGCCTGCGTCGCCACCGCGCCGCTCCTCGGAGGAAGAGGACGAAGACGACGGCTCTGGAACGCTCTCGCTCACCCAGCCTGTCCAGCGTCCTTCTTCCCACCGGGACGATGCGCGCACGCAGGACAGCGCCATCACCCCGCCGGTTCCCGCCTCCACGCCTCGCGCGAGCCGGACCACGGGCCCTCCTCGGCCCGCGCCCCTGGATGAGCCGTCGCTGCCCACGGGCGTGAGCCTGTCGGGCGCCACGGACCCGAACTCGTTCGCGGGCACGGGGGGGCTGGATGACGATGACGACGAGTCCACCGTCGGTTCGTCGGAGGCCTTTGCCCGCCGCTCCGAGGATGACGAGGAGCGCGACACGCTGGCCCAACCCTCGTCGCCCTCGCGCGGCATCCTGGGCATCGTCCTGCTGGTGGGCGGCGGGCTGCTGTTCTTCCTGCTCGCCGCGGGCATCTTCTGGGCGCTGAACTCCCCGGCATCCTCCGAGCCGGAGCCGCTGCTCCCGGAAGTGGGCCAGGCGACGGCCATCGTCCCGCGCGGCGCCGAGCCTCGACGAGCGCCCGAGGTGGTGAGTCCTCCTGTCGTCACCGCGCCCGCGACGTCGGAGGGCGTCGACGCTGGAGCGCAGGACGCGGGTTCGATTCCCGCGGCCGAGAGTCCTCCCGCCGTGGTCGCGGCGCCCGATGCGATGGATGCCGGCGTTCCGACGCCGCAGGTGGCCGCGGCGCCCGTTGCCACCGAGGCCACGGTGCTCTTCGACGCGCCCGCGAAGACGATTCTCAGCCGGCCGGGCGGCGCCCGCCTGCCCATCAACAAGGTGCTGACCCTCCCCACGGGCCCCTTGCGCGTGAGCTTCGACTGCCCCGGACGGCGCGCACCTCGGGGCACTGAGACCTACGTCATCCGACCCGACTCGGGGGAGGCCCAGGTGCTCAAAATCTCCTGCAAGGTCCGACGCTAG
- a CDS encoding protein kinase yields MNPQSFGKYQLLKKLATGGMAEVWLARQMGIEGFQKNLVVKRILPHLAEDREFVEMFRNEALIAARFNHPNIAQVYEFGEANGTYYIAMEFIHGEDLGRVMRKAYSSNQWIARPLAIRIVASACEGLYYAHTRMDDAGRPLKVVHRDISPQNILISFDGSVKLVDFGIAKAADQASLTKSGAIKGKFAYMAPEQAAGRPLDARADIFAIGLVLYELLTGHRPLKRDSELATLQAAMECAIQVPSAVADVPEDMDAVVMRALAKNADDRYREARQFQTALEELLVSQRWVAGSVQISELMETLFADRLEEERKQGQFVPVDEEASSSGSSPPAAPDRGRNRPATMDMSWEAPPGESSPRDRSRASSPSRTAVPRRSSVAPAVQPEEPNEWEAPSGTGVEVPPRRRTNVAEPAARRGTSTSNPNATQVARTSSRSDLSRAGGAEPSSPPRRTQSRVAPAAEESPPPRSRSGVHPMDEEADDERTMLPPPEPPPRRRTGMVQAAAESEPPRRRTSSRVDQVAAAPRARPAPRDEDAEESARRPERVIAADDRKMRRGIEFRNVAMIGFIVGLLGVLGVFHKPILKVLNSTASDGQGVWLTVNTNEKVKVSVKHSERCSAAEPVTVLGFAPFTRKDGAHLQDTLILENEDRGIYVEDPDVLAFGEPGDVKVLDRTFKDGNLRLKITPKGLTGLVIMRDNQRVGLPGSQLSLMEGKQKLELRGPKFKDPVFFEAIIKPGETTEVTLDVTSALGQ; encoded by the coding sequence ATGAACCCTCAATCTTTCGGGAAATACCAGCTCCTTAAGAAGCTCGCCACCGGTGGCATGGCCGAGGTCTGGCTTGCGCGCCAGATGGGCATCGAGGGCTTCCAGAAGAACCTGGTAGTCAAGCGCATCCTCCCGCATCTCGCGGAAGACCGCGAATTCGTGGAGATGTTCCGCAACGAAGCGTTGATTGCGGCGCGCTTCAACCATCCGAACATCGCGCAGGTCTACGAGTTCGGCGAAGCCAACGGCACCTACTACATCGCCATGGAGTTCATCCACGGCGAGGACCTGGGCCGTGTGATGCGCAAGGCGTACAGCTCGAACCAGTGGATCGCGCGTCCGCTGGCCATCCGCATCGTCGCCTCGGCCTGCGAGGGCCTGTACTACGCGCACACGCGCATGGATGACGCGGGACGTCCCCTGAAGGTGGTGCACCGGGACATCTCACCGCAGAACATCCTCATCAGCTTCGACGGCTCGGTGAAGCTGGTGGACTTCGGCATCGCGAAGGCGGCGGATCAGGCCTCGCTGACCAAGTCCGGCGCCATCAAGGGCAAGTTCGCGTACATGGCGCCCGAGCAGGCCGCGGGCCGGCCACTGGACGCGCGCGCGGACATCTTCGCCATCGGCCTGGTGCTGTACGAGCTGCTCACCGGGCATCGGCCGCTCAAGCGGGACTCGGAGCTGGCCACGCTCCAGGCCGCCATGGAGTGCGCCATCCAGGTGCCCTCCGCCGTGGCGGACGTGCCGGAGGACATGGACGCGGTGGTGATGCGGGCGCTGGCGAAGAACGCCGACGACCGCTACCGCGAGGCCCGCCAGTTCCAGACGGCGCTGGAGGAGCTGCTCGTCAGCCAGCGTTGGGTGGCCGGCTCGGTGCAGATCTCCGAGCTGATGGAGACGCTGTTCGCGGACCGGCTGGAGGAGGAGCGCAAGCAGGGCCAGTTCGTGCCGGTGGATGAAGAGGCGAGCAGCTCGGGCTCGAGCCCTCCCGCCGCGCCAGACCGGGGCCGCAACCGCCCGGCCACCATGGACATGAGCTGGGAGGCTCCTCCGGGTGAGTCGTCCCCGCGCGATCGCTCGAGGGCCTCGTCTCCGTCGCGCACGGCGGTTCCGCGCCGCAGCAGCGTGGCCCCGGCCGTCCAGCCCGAGGAGCCCAACGAGTGGGAGGCCCCCTCGGGCACGGGTGTCGAGGTGCCGCCTCGGCGCCGCACCAACGTGGCGGAGCCCGCGGCTCGCCGGGGCACGTCCACGTCCAATCCCAACGCCACCCAGGTGGCGCGCACCAGCTCGCGCTCGGACCTGAGCCGCGCGGGGGGCGCGGAGCCTTCGTCTCCGCCCCGGCGCACGCAGTCGCGCGTCGCGCCCGCGGCCGAGGAGTCACCACCGCCGCGCTCACGCTCGGGCGTGCATCCGATGGACGAGGAGGCGGACGACGAGCGCACGATGTTGCCGCCGCCGGAGCCGCCGCCGCGCCGCCGCACGGGCATGGTGCAGGCCGCCGCCGAGTCGGAGCCGCCTCGGCGCCGCACGTCCAGCCGCGTGGATCAAGTCGCGGCCGCGCCGCGCGCCCGCCCCGCGCCCCGCGACGAGGATGCCGAGGAGTCCGCGCGCCGTCCCGAGCGCGTCATCGCCGCCGACGACCGGAAGATGCGCCGAGGCATCGAGTTCCGGAACGTCGCGATGATTGGCTTCATCGTGGGCCTGCTCGGCGTGCTCGGGGTGTTCCACAAGCCCATCCTCAAGGTGCTCAACTCGACCGCCTCGGACGGGCAGGGTGTGTGGCTCACGGTGAACACCAACGAGAAGGTCAAGGTGTCCGTGAAGCACTCCGAGCGCTGCAGCGCGGCCGAGCCCGTGACGGTGCTGGGCTTCGCGCCATTCACGCGCAAGGACGGGGCGCACCTGCAGGACACGCTCATCCTGGAGAACGAGGACCGGGGCATCTACGTCGAGGATCCGGACGTGCTCGCCTTCGGTGAGCCCGGCGACGTGAAGGTCCTGGACCGCACGTTCAAGGATGGCAACCTCCGCTTGAAGATCACCCCCAAGGGCCTCACGGGGTTGGTCATCATGCGCGACAATCAGCGCGTGGGCCTCCCCGGCAGCCAGCTGTCGCTGATGGAGGGCAAGCAGAAGCTCGAGCTGCGCGGTCCCAAGTTCAAGGACCCCGTCTTCTTCGAGGCCATCATCAAGCCGGGGGAGACGACCGAGGTCACCCTGGACGTCACCTCCGCCCTGGGTCAGTAG